From Paenarthrobacter sp. A20:
GGTTCTCGCTATAGACGATGAAGGCCACGAAGTCGTGGCCATCGGCAAGGGGCTGGGTCACGGACGACGAGCTGAGGACACCTTGGACGGTGCCGCCGTCGACCAGGTATTCATTGCCAGCGGCGACGCAAGCAGTGACCGACTCGCCCAATTCCTCTCTGACATTCCCTTGATCTACATCCGCGCAGCCGGCAAAGTAGCCGAACTGGCACAGGAACAACTCGGCCTCCGCATCAGCCAAAGCCTTATTCTCCCGTTGGCCGACCATCTCCACTTCGCCGCCCAGCGAATCCGGGAAGGCATCAGCGTGGAGTTCCCGCTGGGCTGGGAAGTCGCAATGCTCTACCCCAAGGAACTGGCCACTGGTCGGTCTGCGGTGCTGATCGCTAATAGTGCATTGGGAATCGAGCTTCAACCCGATGAAGCGGTGGCCCTGGCACTGCACTTCGTCAACTCCCAGTTCGCCGCTCCTGGACTAAACAAAACAGTCCAGATGACCGAAATCATCACCCAGATCTTCGACATCATCGACCACTCCTTTGGCATCAAGGTCGACCAGCAATCCATGAACGCCGCACGATTCGTCACGCACCTGCGCTACCTGTTCATTAGGGTCGCGTCCGGCAAACAAATCACAGAGCCCAGCACCGTGCTCTCTACTGCCATTGCCGAAACCCACCCTGAAGCATGGGGATGCGCAGCCAAGATCCAATTCCGCCTGCAGATGGGCCTCTCCGAAGTGCTCACGCAGGACGAAATCGCCTACCTTGCCCTGCACGTCGCCCGCCTCGTTGGTGATCTGACCGGCTGAGGCTCCGGCTGCCTCCCCGGTGGGCTCCGGACAACAGCTACCCGTCGGCGGACCTATTGCTCCACCATTGGGGTTCCGTTGATTCGCCCGATTTCGCCACGTTCAACGCTGAGCCTTCGGATCTCTACGGTGCGGTGGTCAACCCGGAACGCATTCGCGTGCTGGCCCCTGGGTAACCATTCCGTCTCCAAAGGCGCTGAGCAGACCGGAAGCCTCGGAAAGTATTCTTAGCCGTTGACGTAACCCATGTGCGTGGCGTTGTAGCGATCGCCATGGACTCCCAGGCTCCGGGCAAGGGCATCAAGGCCGGCTACTTCGTCAGCGCTGAGCCCCACGTGGGTAGCTTCGGCGTTCTCTTTGATGCGGGTGGTGCGTCGGGTGCCAGGAATGGGGACGATCCATGGCTGCTGGGCGAGCAACCATGCCAGTGCGATTTGGGCCGGCTCCACATCTTTCACCCTTGCCAGTTCGACGACCTGCGCGAGGAGGGCTTGGTTGGCCGCCAGGTTTTCGTCATTGAAGCGTGGGACCTGGTTGCGGATATCGCTGTCGGCGAAGCTGGTTGCCGGGGTCACCGTACCGGTGAGGAAGCCCTTACCCAAGGGGCTGAACGGTACGAGGCCGATACCGAGTTCGGCGAGCGTTGGAAGTACTTCGGCCTCGGGGTCCCGCGTCCACAGCGAGTACTCACTTTGCAGGGCGGTGACAGGCTGCACCGTGTGGGCGCGCCGGATCGTGGCGGCAGACGCCTCAGACAGTCCGAAGTGGCGGACTTTGCCCTCTGCGATCAGATCCCGGACGGTGCCGGCTACCTCCTCGATGGGGACCTGGGGGTCGACGCGGTGCTGATAGAACAGGTCGATAACGTCTGTTCGCAGGCGCTTGAGGGATTCTTCGGCGACGCGGCGGATCTGTTCGGGGCGGCTGTTCAGTCCGACGCTTTTGCCGCCTTGGATGTCCCAGCCGAACTTGGTGGCGATCACCACTTGGTCGCGGATCGGTTCCAGTGCCTCGCCGACGAGTTCTTCGTTCACGTAGGGGCCGTACACCTCGGCCGTATCGAAAAATGTGACGCCATGGTCCATGGCTGATCGAAGTACATCAATCATGTCTTGACGGCTCCCTGGATTCGGACCGTAGCTCTGGGACATGCCCATGGCACCCAGTCCGATAGCCGAGACCTCAAGGCCCTGTCCGAGAGTTCGTGTGTGCATGCTCATGCCTCCGTGGTTCCGTTGTTGTACTTGTTGCTGTATCGGTCGCTGGTTACGTGTTCGAGCGAAGTAGCGGTGGACAGGGTGGCTGCCCAGCTGGCAAGCAGCCGGAGGCGTTCCTGGCTCGGTGATCCAGGTTCGGCGGTGTAGATGAGCAATGACAGGCCTGGTTCGGCGGTCAGCTCCATGCCCTCGTAGGTCAAGGTCAACCCGCCCACTTCATGATGCTGGAAGTTTTTGGTGCCGGAGCCGTGCCGCCGGACATTGTGAGCCCCCCACCGGGTCCTGAACGCGTCACTTTGGGTTGAAAGCTCGCCGATCAGGTCGTGAAGGCGTTTGTCGTGAGGGTCGCGGCCCGCCTCGGTGCGCAGAATCGATACGGTCACGTCGGAGGCGGCTTCCCAGCCCGGGTAGAAAGTCTTGGCCCGTTCGTCGAGGAAGCAGAACCGTGCGAGGTTGCCTTGCCCCGGGCCGTCGAAGACGTGGTCGTAGAACACTCGACCCAGTGCGTTGGTGGCGAGAATGTCCATCCGGCCGTTCCGAACGAAAGCGGGGCCCTTCAGTGATCACGTCCAAGGCGCGTATCAGGCTTTCCCTCGCCACCCACTTCTGCGGTTTGCGCTTGCGCACGGGCTGGGCAGCGCCGTTGGCGACGCGTGACAGGTCGAACAGGTGTTCGCGTTCAGCGTCGTCCAGCTGGAGGGCTCCTGCCAGCGCGTCAAGGACCGCATCGGATACCCCCGCAAGGTTCCCACGCTCGATCTTGGAGTAGTACTCCACACTGACTGCGGCCAGAGTGGCAACCTCATTGCGCCTCAGGCCCGTCACGCGGCGGTGTCCCGCCACTGCCAGACCAGCCTGCTCGGGGGTGACCTTCGCACGGCGGGACATGAGAAAGTCTCGAACTTCATTCCGGTTGTCCACAACCCAAGGCTACGACGTCCAATCCAAGGGAGGGATGCCCTGCTGGTACGCCCCTTATCAGTGACTCCTAAAGGGGATCTATTTGAGGTCTCATTGGAACCTCGGGCTTCAGCGCGTGGGGGCGTTGGCGGCAAACCTCGCGTTGTCAGCGGCTGTAGGAATCTACGAAAGGAATGATGATGGTTGAGAACACAAGTACTGGCTGGACCGGGGGGCAGAATGCGTTTGGGGACTTCGCGCCCGGACTGGTCCACTACACCGACAAGGTTCTCTTCGACGAAGTATGGGAACGCGAAGGCCTGTCCAAAAGGGACCGCAGCCTGCTCACTGTGGCTGCGCTAACCGCAACAGGGAAGAGCGACCAACTCACGTTCCACCTCGACTACGCACGCCAGAACGGAGTGACAGAAGAAGAGCTGAAGGAAGCGATCCTCCACCTCTCGTTCTACACCGGCTGGCCCAACGGCATGAGTGCCATGGCCGTCGCCAAGAAGGTCTTCACTGAGGAAAACTAGAAACATTACATTGAGCAGGATTACAACGAACCGGCGTCTGCTTCGAACGAGCGCAGAGGGGCATTCCAGCTGGCGAGTATCCGCATGGCGTCTGACGTTGGGGAGCCGGGCGCCACGGTGTAGACCAGCATGACCAGGCCAGGGTCTGTGGAAAGTTCGAATGATTCATACCCGAATTCGAGGTCTCCGACCGTTGAGTGGGTGAGCATCTTGTGCCCGGACCGGTACCTGAAGACATCGTGCGAGGCCCACAATGAGCGGAATTCTTCACTCTGCGTTGAAAGCGTCCCGATGATTTCGATGAGCTCTTTGTCGTAGGGATCCCGGGCTGTTGCGGCATGAAGCAGCGCCACGACATTATGTTTCGCTGTGTCAAAATCGCGATGGAAGCGTGGGGCGCGGGAGTCCAGAAAAAGGTAGTGGGCGTAGTTGAAACGGTCACGGGATCCGTCATCGGGGAGGGAATACAGTGCCCGGCCGAGTCGGTTGGCCGCCAAACGGTCAAGTCGCGCGTTCTGTATGAACGCCGGGGCGTCGATGGAATCCAGAACGCTTTGAATCCCCGGCCTGACAGTAGTTCGATTTGAAGGTTTCCGGCGGGGCGGGCGCCGTTGCGTCATTCGGGTGAGATCAAGCAGATGGTCGCGCTCATCCTCATCCAGTTGCAGGGCGCGGGCGATGGCCTCGATAACCTCACGGGATGCGCCGGAGATTTTGCCCCGTTCGAGACGGGCGTAGTAGTCCACACTGACGCCGGCCAGGTGCGCGACTTCCTCGCGGCGAAGGCCGGGTACCCGGCGGGCTCCGCTGTACAGTGGCACGCCTGCCTGTTCGGGGGAGAGCTTGGCGCGCCGGGATGTCAGGAAGTTGCTGATCTCGGATTTGGAATCCATGTCTCCAAGGGTATGTCTTGTGCTGTGGGTGCTGGGAGGACCTGTCAGGTCCTCCCAGTGCTCATTGCTTCTCACCGGACGTTCTGCCGGAAACCGGGAATGCGTATCAGTACCATGCTGGTCCGTGGTTGACGTACGGAGCCTCAAGTTCCTGTGCTTCTTCGTCGCTAAGTGTCAGCGATAGCGCATCAGCGGCTTGCTGGAGGTGGTGTGGTTTGGTGGCGCCAACGATGGGCGCCGAGACAGCGGGATTTCGCAGCACCCACGCCAACGCGATTTGGGCCATGGTACCGCCGCGGGCGTCGGCCACAGCTTGGACAGCATTGATGACGGGTTCGTCGTAGTCGTTGTCGAAAGCCTGGACCACTTTGTCGGTGGTTGACCGGGTACTTTGTTCACCCACAGGGCGGGCGAGCCGACCTTTCCCGTTGGGAGAGTAAGGAACAAGCCCGACACCCATGTCAGCGCACATGGACATCAACTCGGGCTCGTCCTGGCGACGCAAGAGGTTGTACTGGTTCTGCATGGACACAAACGTTGTCCACCCGCCGCGTTCTGCGGCGTGCTGGAGCTTCGCGAACTGCCAGGCATACATGGAGGAAGCGCCGATGTAGCGGACTTTCCCGGACTTGATCACGTCGTGGAGAGCTTCCATGGTTTCTTCCACAGGGGTGTCATCGTCAAATCTGTGGATCTGATAGAGGTCGATGTAGTCCGTGCCGAGGCGGGTCAACGAGGCATCGACCTGCTCCAGGATGGCCTTGCGTGAGAGGCCTTCGCCGCCAGGGCCGTCGTGCATCCTTCCGCGAACCTTCGTGGCGAGGACCACGTCTTCACGCCGTGAATACTGTTTGATGGCGCGCCCGACGATCTCCTCGGAGGTGCCGGCCTGGTAAACGTTGGCAGTGTCCCAGAACGTGATTCCCAGCTCCAGTGCCTGACGGAAGAACGGCCCGGCCGCATCTTCGTTCAAGGACCATGGGTGGGAATTCTCCGTTGAAGGGTCACCGTAGCTCATGCAGCCAAGGGCAAGGCGGCTGATCTTCAGTCCGGTGTTGCCGAGTCGTGTGTATTCCATGACAAGTCCTGCTTTCAGCTCGGTGGGTTTGTCTCCTTCGAACCTAAGTGGGTTCCGCACTTCGAAACAGGACCTGTCAGACCATGTCTCAAGGGACCCTTCTCCGCTGTGGAGGAGTACGGGATTGTCAAAGGGGCGGTACATTGCCGCCCTTGACGTCTCATCAGCGACAAAAGGAGCACCAGACGAATGACGACATCCACAACGGCAGAACCGAAACAGCAGCGGCGGCTCCCGAGGGTCGTCCCGCTTCTTGCGGTGGGCACCTTTCTCATGATCACCACCGAGTACATGGTGGCCGGGCTCCTGCAGGAGATCGCCGGTGATCTGAACGTCAGTGTTGCCCACGTGGCACTCCTGATCACCGCCTTCGCAGTGGGCATGATCCTTGGTTCCCCGGTCATGGCATTGGCAACTCTGCGTTTGCCGCGGCGCGCGACACTCGTCCTGGCCTTGCTGGTCTTTGCGGCCGGCCACGTTCTGGCGGCACTCACCAGCGATTTTGGCATCGTTCTTCTCGCGCGTGTCATCACAGCCCTGGCGGCCGGGGCCTTCTGGTCCATTGCTTCTGTGATAGCCACCCAGGCGGCCGGGCCGGCCAACAGCTCCCGCGCGTTGGGTGTCATGATGAGCGGTGTAGGACCGGCCCCCGTCATCGCACGTTTTACCCCGGAGGACACGCACACCAGCGCACCGTCTGTACGTGCTGAAATTCGGGCCGTCGTGACCGGTCGCATGGTCGTTCTCGTCCTCGCCACCGTTTTTGCCACCGGAGGCTACATGACCGCCTTCAGTTACCCGTCTCCCGTGGCCACCGACCGTGGAGCCGTCCCACTCTGGGCGGTGCCGCTGCTCTTCGTTGTATTCGGCCTCGGCGCAGTGCTTGGCACCAACCTGGCCGGACGATTCGCAGACAAGCGTCCGGTCCGCACCTTCATCACAGCCACAGGAGCAACCGTGCTGTTGCTCGGCATGCTCATCCCACTCTCGGCAAATGCCGTAGCACTCTTCGTTCTCATGTTTCTACTGGGCATCGCCGGCATGGGCATACCGCCCGTCGCAACCGGCCTCGCGGCTACTTTCGCCCAGGGTGCACCGACTTTGGCGGCCGCAGTGGCGGTTGCCGCATTCAACGGCGGCACAGCCATCGGCACCTGGGCCGGTGCAACGGCGTTCGAATCGGCACTGGGAGTCCTCGGCCCCCTCGTCGTTGCAACCATCATGGCGTCCCTCGGGCTGCTGACGCTGCTGGTCTTCGCCCGAAGCAAGGCCATGACCCCGCTGAACCACAGAATCAGGCTCGACCTTTCTTCGTTGTTGCGCGGTCGAAATGGCTGAGGTTCGCCGCTTGGTGCAGGCGCCATGCAAACCATCCTCCCAAGAAGTGAACCGCCCGGGTAGTGTTTGCCCTAGCCGACAAAGGGGTCACCATGAGCTACAAATATCGAACTGTCCGGGTCCGCGGTACCGAGCTCGTTGGAACAATTGCCAGGAAGCACGGGGCTGCGGCTGAGATCTACGAAACATCCAAGGACCTGAGCACATCGGTTGTTCCGGTGTTCTTCGAGGCAACGGGTGAGATCCGCTTCTTCGATAGGTCAGCGCTGGAGGACGTGGTGGCGCCAGTCGGTTGACCGCCCTGCAGCTGGCAATAACGCCGGCCGCTTCGGTCTGCCCGGTGGTGTGGGTCATGAGGCTTCCTTCCCGGCGGTAACGCAGGAAAGGGCGGCAGAGACAGCCCGGTTGCGGGGCCGGGTTCTGGCAGGTACCCGTGGTGTCGCCTCGCGACGCTCGCCCACGGTATTTTCTATGGTTCCAACGCCCTCCACTGTCATCCGCACAACGTCCCCGGTCTTCAGCGGCGGGGGAGTCTTGGACCCGTTGCGTCCCCAGAGTTCGGCGAGGCATCCGCTGCCGCAGGTTCCGGATCCGAGAACGTCGCCGGGGCGCACTACCGAGTCCTGCGATGCGTACGCGACCAGTTCGGCGAATGGCCACCCCATGTTGGACAGCAGATCCTGGCCAATCTGTTCCCCGTTGACTTCCACGGCCATGGAGATCGGCAGGAAGCCTTCGTCGTCGTGCAGGTGGTCGAACTCGTCGGCGGTCACAATCCAAGGACCGAGCGTGTTGGCGAAGTCCTTGCCTTTGCAGGGGCCCAGGCTGACCTTCATCTCGCGACGTTGCAGGTCGCGAGCCGACCAGTCGTTGAGAATGGTGTAACCAAAGATGTGACGGTGGGCATCTGCCGCTGACAGGTTACTGCCGTCGCTTCCCGGGACATGTCCGACGACGGCAGCTACTTCGGTCTCGAAGTCCAGTTCGCTGCATCCCGCCGGAATGCCGATCACCTCGCCGGTGCCCGTCACGGTGTGCGGATTCGTGAAGTAGAACGTAGGTGCCTCATACCATTCGGCCACCACGCCCGCTACGCCATCGATGCTTTTCCGAACTCCCTCCACGTGTTCCTCGAACGCCACGAAGTCCCGGATGGTGGCCGGTTCCAGCGGTGCCAGCAACTGGACGTCCACGAGGGCGACCGAAGGTGCGCCGCGAAGCGTTTCCGCGGCAATCTCCAGAGTGGCGGCAAGCCCGGCACCCAACAGGTCATTCACGGTTTGTCCCTCCGGCAACTCGAAGCAACTGCCGTCATCCACGAACCCAGCGTGAGTGCCGCCGTCGTAAGTCCAGCGGGCGATCTTGACCATGTGTTCTTCCTTAGGCTGTGGGGCGGGCGGCGAGAGCTGCGGAGGCGGTGATGCCGAGGGCCGCGGCATTGCCGGCAAGAACTCTGGCGGCGTCGGCCGTGGGGAGCCCGGCTGCGTGGACATCGTCAACAGGTTGCTCCGAGCCCATGTCGAATGGGTAATCCGAGCCGAGCAGCACCTGCCCGGGGCCGACCGCCTCCACCAGGGCGCGGAGTTCGCGGGGGCTATGCACCAGGGAGTCGAAGAAGATCTTTCGAAGATACGTCGACGGCGGTTCGGCGCACCGCTTCGCCTCCGGCCGGACCCTCCACGCGTGGTCGGAACGTCCGATGGTCGTTGGAAGATAGCCCCCGCCATGGGCGGCCACAATCTTGAGGTTCGGGTGCCTGTCCAGGACTCCGCTGAAAATCAGGTGGGAGAGTGCGACGGCGTTCTCGGCAGGCTGGGAGACGGTATTAGCCAGGTAGAAGCGATCCAGTCGTTCGTCCAGGGAACAGCCGAACGGGTGGAGGAAGACAATGGCGCCCAGTTCTTCTGCCCGGCTCCAGAACGGCTCAAGCCGCGGATCGGAGAGCTCCACGGTGCTGCGTTCAGGGTCTGCCGGAGTGGCAGCAAAGGAGCCGATCTCCACACCAAGGAGTCCACCTTCGAGTACGGCATGTTCCAGGGTTTCGACCATGTGCTGCGGGTGCTGGAGGGGGACGAGGCCAAGGCCGTTGAGCCGCTCGGGTGCGCGGTCCACGAAACCGCGAACTGCATCATTTGCCTGCTTGGCGAGCTCCAAGGACAGCTTTTCGCCGGCAAAGTAGTAGAAGTGCGACGGCGAGGGCGAGACGAGCTGGACATCCACTCCTTGAGCGTCCATGTCCGCCAGACGACGATCCAAATCCGTGAGCTGAGGCCACCGTTCTTTGATCATGCGCCCCGATGCAGCGAGCGACTCCTGGCCGTTCCGCCGCATTTCCAAGGCCTGGAGGGCAGCGAAACCGTCAGCGTCGGCCTCCACCACACGTTGCTGGACAGCCGGAATCAGGATGTGGGCATGCACGTCGACCGTAGGTGCCGGCGCTTCGGAGGGACGGGTGCTCATGCGGGTTCCTTCAACATCGTGGAAAGCGAGTTCATGAGGCCGGGAACGTTGGCGTCGCGCACGCCATCCAGCATCCATTGGCCAAGCTGGACTGAGGCCTTGACGACGGCCGTAGCCCTCTCCAACCGGCGGTCGGTGAACTCCTTCCAGAGGGTTTCCGTGACGTGGTCGGCTGACATGAGAAGTTCGGCGAGCACCGCAGCGTCCTCGAAGGCCATGGCGGCGCCTTGGGCGACCGTCGGTGGGCAACTGTGGGCGGCGTCCCCGATGATCACAGTGCGCCCGCGGTTCCAGGGTCCATCCACCAAGTGCGTGGTGAACCAGGTGTAGTTGATGCGCGCGCTGTGGTTCAGATTGGCGCGGATCTCGTTCCACGGGCCGCCGTAGGCTGCCGCGAGTTCGGTCATGATGCGAGGACCGTCCTCGTGCTTGCGTTCTTGCGCCCTTTCTACAAGGTAGGCGTAGATGGAGTCGGGGCCGGTGGGGCAGTACCCGGCAATGAAGCAGGGGCCGCCGTAGGTGAGATCGGTCCGCACCACGTCCTCGGGGCGTTCCACGAAGGCCCGCCAGATGCCCATGCCGGTTGGTTGGGGTTCGACGTCGATGCCGATGGCCTTGCGGACTGCGGAATGAAGCCCATCGGCACCGATGAGGAGGTCGTAGCGGGAGCTGCCGCCGCCGGAGGTATGGACGGTGACGCTGTCGCCGTCGTCCTCTATGTCGGTGACCGTTTTGCCGTAGGTGATGCGGGTGCCCGCCTGCAAGGCGCGTTCACGCAGGATCGCAGTCAGGTCCGGGCGATACATTCCAAGCGTGGCTGGAAGATCGTCACCACCGGTCCGGATGTCTTCCAACACGGCCATGACACTTCCGGCCGGATCGGGGGCGCGCAGGCCCAGGGTACTGAACGGGTAGCCTTTCGCTTCCACCTGCTCCCAGACGCCGAGTTCGCGCAGGATCCTCAGGGCATTGCCCTGCAAGGTGATGCCCGAACCCAGCGTCTGCGGCTCGGCGGCTTTCTCCAGAATCTCGACGTCGACGCCCGCGTCGGCGAGGAGGATGGCGGCGGTCAGTCCCGCAGCTCCCGCTCCGACGATTCCAACCTTTTGTACTGCTGCCATCTTTGACTCCTTTGTGGTGACGGCGTTACTGCCTATTGTGCTGCTGTCTGTAGCTCCGGGACCTTCATTGGTCCTCAACCTGACAACTGGACCTGTTACCGGACGGCGATGGGATTGACCGGTGAACCGACAGCCCCGGTGATGGGCAGTGGGGCGGCGGTGAGCATGAAGTCGTACTTGCCGTCGGCAGCACATGCTGCGGCCAATGCATCCGGATCCCACATTTCACCCAGGAACAACCCCAGGTTGGGGATGGCGATCTGGTGAAGCGGCTGGAAAGCGCCCTCGAACTCATTGGGCCGGACCTCGAAGCCCCAGGTGTCCGTGGCGATTCCCGCGATCTCCGAGGCATGCAGCCACGCCGCCGTAGTGAAGGACAGCCCCGGAGCGGAACCGCCGGCATAGTCGCCCCAGCCTTCACGGCGGACCCGGGCGTATTGCCCGGTCCGGATCACCACGATGTCTCCGCGGCGAACGGTGGAGCTGGGGCCCTGACGTTCGATGGTGCGCTCCAAGTGCTCCGGGGTGATGGCAAATCCATCCGGCAGCTCCCCGACATCGCGGCCCAGCTCCGGGCCGAGTGCACGGCCGACGTCGAGCAGCACGCCGCGGGTCACGATCTTGGCCGCGGCGGTCTCGATTCCGGTGACGAGGTCGCCCTCCGAGGTCACGACGTCCCCAGCGGCACGGCCGTTCCAGGCTTTGCCCCGGTCGAAGATGTGTCCCAGCCCGTCCCATTGCGTGGAGCACTGCAAGGGCATGGCGATGACGTCATCAGCCCCGCCGAAACCGTGCGGGAATCCCTGGTTGCCTCGTTCCGCGTCCACGCCGGTGTCCGTCATGGTGTGCACCGGATTGGTCCGGCGACGCCACCCCTTCTGCGGGCCGTTGGTGTCGAACGGTTGCGACAAGGAGAACGCCTCGCCCGTGGTCACCAAGGAAGCTGCTTCCACACGCTTGGCGTTGTCAATGTAGTTGAGCGTTCCTAGAACGTCGTCTTCGCCCCAGCGTCCCCAGTTGTTGTATGTTTCAGCAGCCGCAGCAATGCTGGCCAGCGGATCGGAGCGCTGGATCAGGGAAGCGTTCGCTGCTTCAGTGGTCACTGTTCGTCCTTGCAGTGGATGAGTTGGGTTCCGAGTCCGGTGATGGTGCCTTCCATGACGTCGCCATCCTGGAGGAGCCTGCCCCAGTGCTGTCCGTTGCCCGCGGGGCTGCCGGTCAGGACCAAGTCACCGGGCTTCAGGGGCATGATCTGCGATGCTTCACTGACAAGCTTGGCGACACCGAAAATCATGTCCTGAGTCGATTCGTCCTGCATGGCCTTGCCATTGAGCTTCAGCGTGACCTGGACATCCTGCGGGTCACCAAAGAACTTGGTAGGCACCAGCAGGGGACCGGTGGGCAGGAAACCCGGTGCATTCTTGGCGCGGTACCAGTCCGAACCAATGGCGGGCATGTCCTTGCGGAACACATATTCGCGCGTAGTGATGTCGTTGACCATGGTGTACCCAAAGACATATTCAAGGGCCTCTTCGGGGCTGACACGGAAGGCTTCCTTGCCGATCACCGCGGCGAGTTCCAGTTCCCAGTCGTGGGATTTGCTGTAGCCCGGCAGGGTGAGATCGTCCGTGGCGGACGCGATCGCCGTCGGGAGGCCGATGAAGAAGTACGGCGTTCCCTGCCCAGCACGCTCATCCATCATGGCAGCGGTCTTGGCGCGCACCTCTTCTGCGTCCTGGCCGGCGTCGCGATGTGCCACCGCAAGGTCAATCACATGCTTGCGGTAGTTGGCGCCGGTCTGCAGGACCTGCGCCGGTTCAACCGGGGCAAGGACCTCGACGCCGGACAGCGGCAGGCCTGCTTCGGCGCCAACTGTTGCGGCCAGTTGGTCGAGCTCGCCTGCGGTGGTTTCCCAGTGCTGGATCAGGGAGTTGATGTCACTGTCCAGGGGCAGGACGCGGTCACCGACCAGCAAACCAGCCCGCGGTTTACCTGAACCTGGTTCCTGGAAGCGGACCAGTGCATAGTGTGCCTGCGTCATTAGCCCCGGCCCTGCTTTGCGTAGGGGTTCAGGAGTGCTTCCTTCATTTCAGCGGAAGCGCCTTCCTCTGTGGCAGTGAAACCTTCGGCGGGCGGGAAGGACTCGGTCATGGAGTGCGGCATGGCGCCGTTCTTGTAGAAGTTGTTGGATCCTTCAGAAGGCTTCCAGGTATTGGCGTCCCAGTCCGGGACGTAATTGCGGTAGCCGCCGGAGTTCAGTTCCACGCGCAGGCCGGAGGGGTCACGGAAGTAGAGGAAGTTCTGCTCGCCCACGCCGTGGATGGACGGGCCGTATTCCATGGGGGTGCCGTTTTCCATCATCACGTCGGCGGTGCGGAGCAGGTCCTCGGTGGCGTCCACCCAGAAGGCGATGTGGTTGACGCGGCCGGCGCGGTTGGAGGTGTCCAGGACGACGCCGAGGTCGTGGGACTTCTCGTTGGTGGTGAGCACGGAGAAGACGGTGATGGGTGCTTCATCCAGGTCCACGAAGGCCATGACGCGGAAGCCCAGGGCTTCGTTGTACCACTTGGCAAAGCCCCGGACGTCGGAGGAAGCGACCGTGACGTGGTCCAGGAACCGGGGTGCGGCGGCGTGGCTGCTGCGGCGCTCGGGACGGTCCGGGTAGGTGGATTCGAAGCCGGGCTCGGCGACGAACTTCTCCACGTCATAGAACAGGCGCATGTGGTGGCCGTAAGGGCCGGTGAATTCGTAGGCCTTGCCGAAGCCGTGGCCACCGGCAGTCCAGCTGCCCTGCACGCCGGTTGCTTCAACACGGGCTGCTGCGGCTTCCAGCGCGGACTGGGAGTTTGTGCGCCACGCCATCCGACCCAAGGATGCTTCGGGGCCTTCGGTGATGACCAGGCTGTAACGGTAGTAATCGCCCCAGCACCGCAAGTAGACGTTGCCATCCAC
This genomic window contains:
- a CDS encoding amidohydrolase family protein encodes the protein MSTRPSEAPAPTVDVHAHILIPAVQQRVVEADADGFAALQALEMRRNGQESLAASGRMIKERWPQLTDLDRRLADMDAQGVDVQLVSPSPSHFYYFAGEKLSLELAKQANDAVRGFVDRAPERLNGLGLVPLQHPQHMVETLEHAVLEGGLLGVEIGSFAATPADPERSTVELSDPRLEPFWSRAEELGAIVFLHPFGCSLDERLDRFYLANTVSQPAENAVALSHLIFSGVLDRHPNLKIVAAHGGGYLPTTIGRSDHAWRVRPEAKRCAEPPSTYLRKIFFDSLVHSPRELRALVEAVGPGQVLLGSDYPFDMGSEQPVDDVHAAGLPTADAARVLAGNAAALGITASAALAARPTA
- a CDS encoding FAD-dependent monooxygenase — encoded protein: MAAVQKVGIVGAGAAGLTAAILLADAGVDVEILEKAAEPQTLGSGITLQGNALRILRELGVWEQVEAKGYPFSTLGLRAPDPAGSVMAVLEDIRTGGDDLPATLGMYRPDLTAILRERALQAGTRITYGKTVTDIEDDGDSVTVHTSGGGSSRYDLLIGADGLHSAVRKAIGIDVEPQPTGMGIWRAFVERPEDVVRTDLTYGGPCFIAGYCPTGPDSIYAYLVERAQERKHEDGPRIMTELAAAYGGPWNEIRANLNHSARINYTWFTTHLVDGPWNRGRTVIIGDAAHSCPPTVAQGAAMAFEDAAVLAELLMSADHVTETLWKEFTDRRLERATAVVKASVQLGQWMLDGVRDANVPGLMNSLSTMLKEPA
- a CDS encoding cyclase family protein, encoding MTTEAANASLIQRSDPLASIAAAAETYNNWGRWGEDDVLGTLNYIDNAKRVEAASLVTTGEAFSLSQPFDTNGPQKGWRRRTNPVHTMTDTGVDAERGNQGFPHGFGGADDVIAMPLQCSTQWDGLGHIFDRGKAWNGRAAGDVVTSEGDLVTGIETAAAKIVTRGVLLDVGRALGPELGRDVGELPDGFAITPEHLERTIERQGPSSTVRRGDIVVIRTGQYARVRREGWGDYAGGSAPGLSFTTAAWLHASEIAGIATDTWGFEVRPNEFEGAFQPLHQIAIPNLGLFLGEMWDPDALAAACAADGKYDFMLTAAPLPITGAVGSPVNPIAVR
- a CDS encoding fumarylacetoacetate hydrolase family protein yields the protein MTQAHYALVRFQEPGSGKPRAGLLVGDRVLPLDSDINSLIQHWETTAGELDQLAATVGAEAGLPLSGVEVLAPVEPAQVLQTGANYRKHVIDLAVAHRDAGQDAEEVRAKTAAMMDERAGQGTPYFFIGLPTAIASATDDLTLPGYSKSHDWELELAAVIGKEAFRVSPEEALEYVFGYTMVNDITTREYVFRKDMPAIGSDWYRAKNAPGFLPTGPLLVPTKFFGDPQDVQVTLKLNGKAMQDESTQDMIFGVAKLVSEASQIMPLKPGDLVLTGSPAGNGQHWGRLLQDGDVMEGTITGLGTQLIHCKDEQ
- a CDS encoding VOC family protein produces the protein METPLSHLAHLEITTPDVEASARFYEEKFGMRIIDRVDGNVYLRCWGDYYRYSLVITEGPEASLGRMAWRTNSQSALEAAAARVEATGVQGSWTAGGHGFGKAYEFTGPYGHHMRLFYDVEKFVAEPGFESTYPDRPERRSSHAAAPRFLDHVTVASSDVRGFAKWYNEALGFRVMAFVDLDEAPITVFSVLTTNEKSHDLGVVLDTSNRAGRVNHIAFWVDATEDLLRTADVMMENGTPMEYGPSIHGVGEQNFLYFRDPSGLRVELNSGGYRNYVPDWDANTWKPSEGSNNFYKNGAMPHSMTESFPPAEGFTATEEGASAEMKEALLNPYAKQGRG